From one Halothece sp. PCC 7418 genomic stretch:
- a CDS encoding glycosyltransferase family 4 protein, with protein MSAESYYLLSFLLGTILVIMLTPIVKRVGIATGQVDKPDSRKIHNAPIVRIGGISIFSATVLTVVALYLTKGWDLLSPQEIKNVIGVTLGGCVFFLMGLADDIFDLSPFKRLGLQFLAIGGLWWQGLRIDLSFIPWDNALVVNSLSFLITFLWLAGVANALNWIDGMDGLASGVTGIIALGILFVTLENGNNGMALLMAIMAGSAIAFLWYNFHPATIFMGDGGSNFLGFMLAGASLVGIANESGWGNTLAPFVFLAVPIGDMIIVINARLRKGMSPFVADNIHVHHRLLAKGLSQTMTALLIYSVTLWTGTIGLMFGGIEQPWLYFLPATILLLIMIWQLQRSRKVQKEE; from the coding sequence ATGTCTGCTGAGTCATATTACCTTCTTTCCTTTTTACTCGGGACAATCCTTGTTATTATGCTGACCCCAATTGTAAAAAGGGTTGGTATCGCGACAGGACAAGTGGATAAACCCGATTCCCGCAAGATCCATAACGCCCCCATTGTTCGCATTGGGGGGATCAGTATTTTTTCAGCAACTGTCTTGACTGTGGTTGCCCTTTACTTGACAAAAGGGTGGGATCTCTTATCTCCACAGGAAATCAAAAATGTGATCGGCGTTACTCTTGGGGGTTGCGTCTTTTTTTTAATGGGATTGGCTGATGATATCTTTGATCTGTCTCCTTTCAAACGATTAGGACTCCAATTTCTCGCCATTGGCGGTTTGTGGTGGCAAGGGTTGAGGATTGATTTAAGTTTTATTCCTTGGGACAATGCTCTGGTGGTCAATAGCTTAAGTTTTCTCATTACCTTTCTGTGGCTTGCTGGAGTGGCGAATGCTTTAAATTGGATTGATGGCATGGACGGCTTAGCATCAGGGGTAACGGGAATTATTGCCCTAGGGATTCTGTTTGTTACCTTAGAAAATGGCAACAACGGCATGGCTCTGCTGATGGCAATTATGGCGGGAAGCGCGATCGCGTTTCTGTGGTATAACTTCCATCCCGCAACCATTTTTATGGGCGATGGGGGCTCGAATTTTCTTGGCTTCATGCTTGCTGGGGCAAGTCTAGTGGGAATTGCTAATGAATCGGGTTGGGGCAATACCCTCGCTCCTTTTGTCTTTTTAGCCGTTCCCATTGGCGATATGATTATTGTGATTAATGCTCGCCTGCGGAAAGGAATGTCTCCCTTTGTCGCTGATAATATTCATGTTCATCATCGCCTCCTAGCGAAAGGGCTGTCTCAAACCATGACCGCACTATTGATTTACAGTGTGACCCTCTGGACGGGAACAATTGGCTTAATGTTTGGCGGAATTGAACAACCGTGGCTTTATTTTCTTCCCGCTACCATATTACTGTTAATAATGATTTGGCAATTGCAACGAAGCCGTAAGGTACAAAAAGAGGAATGA
- a CDS encoding competence/damage-inducible protein A: MSAEIICVGTELLLGDILNSNTQYLGRQLADLGIPHYFQTVVGDNPERIKQVLKIASDRAEILIFTGGLGPTPDDLTTETIASFFETPLEERPELITDIQEKFAKRGRKMSPSNRKQALMPVGATILPNPMGSASGMIWQPRESLTMMTFPGVPAEMQRMWEETAVPYLKAQGWGANVILSRTLRFWGIGESNLAEKVSALLEMDNPTVAPYASKGEVRLRVSARAESQESAIALIQPLEEQIQAIAGQDYFGADDDTLASVVGKLLLEAKQTVAVAESCTGGGLGAMLTSVSGSSGYFLGGTVAYSNEVKQGQLGVKAESLNQEGAVSGTVAQQMALGVKKQFHSDWGLSITGIAGPTGGTAEKPVGLVYVGIADPNQSTDQLELRLGEQRLRETIRHISACHALDQLRRKLLLAQE, translated from the coding sequence ATGAGCGCGGAAATTATTTGTGTGGGAACGGAACTCCTCTTAGGAGATATCTTAAACAGCAATACTCAATATTTAGGGCGACAATTAGCGGATTTAGGCATCCCTCACTACTTCCAGACGGTTGTTGGCGATAACCCAGAACGAATTAAACAGGTTTTGAAAATCGCCAGCGATCGCGCTGAGATTTTAATTTTTACAGGAGGATTAGGACCCACGCCTGATGATCTGACCACGGAAACCATTGCCAGCTTTTTTGAAACCCCTCTCGAAGAAAGACCCGAATTAATCACCGATATTCAAGAAAAGTTTGCCAAACGGGGACGAAAAATGTCTCCTAGTAATCGCAAACAAGCGCTGATGCCCGTAGGCGCAACAATTCTCCCGAATCCTATGGGCAGTGCTTCGGGGATGATTTGGCAACCCCGTGAAAGTTTAACGATGATGACCTTTCCTGGTGTTCCTGCGGAAATGCAACGGATGTGGGAAGAAACCGCCGTTCCCTACCTGAAAGCCCAAGGCTGGGGCGCAAATGTCATTCTCAGTCGTACCTTACGGTTTTGGGGGATTGGGGAATCGAATCTGGCGGAAAAAGTCAGTGCTTTGTTAGAAATGGATAACCCCACTGTCGCGCCCTATGCCTCCAAAGGGGAAGTGCGCTTGCGAGTTTCAGCCCGTGCCGAATCTCAAGAAAGCGCGATCGCGCTGATTCAGCCTTTAGAAGAACAAATTCAAGCCATTGCTGGACAAGACTACTTTGGTGCGGATGACGACACCTTAGCCAGTGTCGTCGGGAAACTCCTCTTAGAAGCCAAACAAACCGTTGCTGTTGCTGAATCTTGCACTGGGGGGGGGTTAGGGGCAATGCTGACTTCTGTTTCTGGCAGTTCGGGTTATTTCCTCGGCGGAACCGTCGCTTACAGTAATGAGGTGAAACAGGGGCAATTAGGCGTCAAAGCAGAATCTCTCAACCAAGAAGGCGCAGTCAGTGGGACGGTTGCTCAACAAATGGCATTAGGCGTTAAAAAACAATTCCATAGTGATTGGGGTTTGAGCATTACAGGAATTGCTGGCCCCACGGGCGGAACCGCCGAGAAACCTGTGGGCTTAGTTTATGTTGGTATTGCTGATCCCAATCAAAGCACGGATCAGCTAGAATTACGGCTAGGAGAACAACGCTTACGAGAGACCATTCGTCATATCAGCGCGTGCCATGCTCTCGACCAATTACGACGCAAATTGTTGTTAGCCCAAGAATGA
- the gorA gene encoding glutathione-disulfide reductase has product MSYDYDLFVIGGGSGGIAAARRATEYGAKVGLAEFDRLGGTCVNRGCIPKKLMVYGSHFPHWFEDAKDYGWSVGEATLDWTKMTKVVNGEVDRLNGVYQRMLDKADVTVYRGYAQFIDAHTLKIGEEKVTADKILIAVGGIPEKADVPGIEHAIISDAMFTLPQQPKRFVVLGGGYIGVEFGCILNALGSQVTQIIRRPYILRGFDHDIREHLQNSLIEQGVNVWGNTEITSIEKTKEGFKLTTTGDRAETITADVVLAATGRIPRLEKLGLENTSVEVNNGAIAVNDYSCTTVPNIFAVGDCTDRINLTPVAIQEGRAFADTEFGGKDRIMSHENVPSAVFTSPEAATVGFTEAEAKEQFGEDDIQIYRARFGSTYFSVTQRKEKAMLKLVVQKSSDRVLGAHMVGEAAAEIMQGVAIPIKMGATKADFDATVAIHPSVAEEFVTMR; this is encoded by the coding sequence ATGAGTTATGATTATGACTTATTCGTTATTGGTGGGGGTTCGGGTGGCATTGCTGCAGCCCGTCGCGCCACGGAATACGGGGCAAAAGTGGGACTTGCCGAATTTGATCGCTTAGGGGGAACTTGCGTGAATCGCGGTTGCATCCCGAAAAAGTTAATGGTCTATGGGTCTCATTTTCCCCATTGGTTTGAAGATGCCAAAGATTATGGTTGGTCTGTGGGAGAAGCAACTCTCGATTGGACAAAAATGACCAAAGTGGTGAATGGGGAGGTGGATCGCCTCAATGGGGTCTATCAACGGATGCTGGATAAAGCCGATGTCACCGTTTATCGAGGCTATGCTCAGTTTATAGATGCCCATACCCTGAAAATCGGAGAAGAAAAAGTCACTGCTGATAAAATTTTAATTGCCGTGGGTGGGATTCCCGAAAAAGCAGATGTTCCTGGAATTGAACACGCGATCATCTCCGATGCGATGTTTACCTTACCCCAACAACCGAAACGGTTTGTGGTTCTCGGTGGCGGTTATATTGGGGTTGAGTTTGGTTGTATTCTGAATGCTTTAGGGTCGCAAGTCACTCAGATTATTCGCCGTCCTTATATTTTACGCGGGTTTGACCACGATATTCGCGAACATCTCCAAAATAGTCTCATTGAGCAAGGGGTTAATGTTTGGGGAAATACAGAAATTACATCCATTGAAAAAACGAAAGAGGGCTTCAAGTTAACCACAACTGGCGATCGCGCGGAAACCATCACCGCAGATGTCGTCTTAGCTGCAACTGGACGGATTCCTCGTTTAGAAAAATTAGGACTGGAAAACACCAGCGTGGAAGTGAACAACGGCGCGATCGCGGTGAATGATTATAGTTGCACGACTGTTCCCAATATCTTCGCCGTCGGTGACTGTACGGATCGCATCAATCTGACACCTGTGGCGATTCAAGAAGGACGCGCTTTTGCGGATACCGAGTTTGGCGGGAAAGATCGCATCATGAGTCATGAAAATGTTCCCTCTGCGGTCTTCACTAGCCCCGAAGCAGCAACGGTGGGCTTTACGGAAGCTGAAGCTAAAGAACAATTTGGAGAAGATGATATTCAAATTTATCGCGCCCGCTTTGGTTCGACTTACTTTAGCGTCACGCAACGGAAAGAAAAAGCCATGTTAAAATTAGTGGTTCAAAAAAGCAGCGATCGCGTGTTAGGGGCGCACATGGTCGGTGAAGCAGCAGCAGAAATCATGCAAGGGGTTGCTATTCCTATTAAAATGGGTGCAACCAAAGCGGATTTTGATGCCACAGTTGCGATTCATCCCTCCGTTGCTGAAGAATTTGTCACCATGCGCTAA
- a CDS encoding cyclic nucleotide-binding domain-containing protein, translated as MINQFVEQRFNLSTWKVNRLTQFLMLAVTMLTFCIMAMNIANSLFLSNAGAEYLPLSFILLGLFSTVAYGGVSQVIDRFSRVRLFQYTLFGSVILFSVFSLVLHFNTLPLYFCISITAFFQFDLFINILYPNLITDYFTTLEYKRYAPFFGIAQAVGILLGGLLTTLLAQYLNNRQLLGCVVLVFGIAIAQVIYLENSQPRLESSSTKKRIGLFESLRTFPDLVQRYPLVFYLASSSFLFILIYVMSEFLWFSTYANHFTDSELTGFLGQIRIITSTTQIVTLFCITRPLLRWLGVTRMNVAYPMVTLAALLGFALRGDLKSAIALNINGDSINKGLATPVHQLNYNAIPPEFSGRVRTLTDGIFYAVGLTLAGVSLLIAQSFLSAMQIGGIAIILTTVGLLARLPMGRLYAEGLESMIRSNTLELDEFNYRTQLPAGSSTAIQDLIINGDPYTKVKGLEFARRLGKPSQFLPEVKVLLEENGNDAAIRLAVVDVFGTDADTEALDKFKEFLDSDRVALKTTALEILIANQDSLSLLKIQQLLQAESQKIRLLAALVVKMSLTPTNREIEAMSEQVWDSPWEEQAAIAIARVIGKTENRDLIYLLEPILSNDNATLKKAGLEALAKVSDRGDIEIAEMASRDLKHPNSEVRAAAFHLLGVTRCEGMLHNVGMGLGDADPRVRQEAAQVLATYGEQGLALAKDSLSSRNSEVVNAAITAITQVRTKKANEILLDYLAPDFRELNKTQAWQKQIPQSDPNWRPLAIAISDYHNRVVQKVLYILSCLGHSRTVNTVSRAFNSTNPREVANAVEVLATLPQRRFALPLMPILEQMGQPQPKPTARSRTTSPAWLRSKGYKLLLEALEARDRWIRIGALIVMATVPFALMKDPDPLVKNTAQQLFLPILHRPSLQNVLMNRLLLLKNVALFKNLSLEELLLIDKALEQEQVLADQTIFSEGKWGTHLYIIAEGSVRIVKDFDGESQDLRHLSVGEYFGEVSLFDEAPHWESAIALQDCTLLKLEKSRFISVISQRPHIILEICRFLSQRLRETDKFRPSSKRLLPPSEEMEVAQSQ; from the coding sequence ATGATCAATCAGTTTGTGGAACAACGCTTCAACCTCTCCACTTGGAAAGTGAACCGTCTCACGCAATTTTTAATGCTTGCGGTGACGATGCTCACTTTTTGCATTATGGCGATGAACATTGCAAACTCGCTTTTTCTCAGTAATGCGGGTGCTGAGTATCTTCCCCTTTCTTTTATTTTATTAGGGCTTTTCTCCACAGTTGCTTATGGTGGAGTGTCCCAAGTTATTGATCGCTTTAGTCGAGTTCGTCTTTTTCAATATACCCTTTTTGGCTCTGTTATTCTCTTCTCGGTTTTTTCTCTCGTCCTCCATTTCAATACCCTCCCTCTGTATTTTTGTATCAGCATTACGGCGTTTTTTCAGTTTGATTTATTCATTAATATTCTGTATCCCAACCTGATTACAGATTACTTTACTACCCTCGAATATAAACGTTACGCGCCTTTTTTTGGGATTGCACAAGCGGTGGGAATCTTGTTAGGAGGACTGTTGACCACGTTGTTGGCGCAGTATTTGAATAACCGACAATTACTGGGTTGTGTGGTGTTAGTTTTTGGAATCGCGATCGCGCAAGTGATTTATTTGGAAAATTCGCAACCCCGTTTAGAAAGTAGTAGTACCAAGAAACGCATTGGTTTATTTGAATCTTTAAGGACATTTCCCGATTTAGTGCAACGTTATCCTTTAGTGTTCTATCTCGCCAGCAGCAGTTTCTTATTTATTCTGATTTATGTAATGTCAGAGTTTCTCTGGTTTAGCACTTATGCTAATCACTTTACAGACTCTGAATTAACGGGTTTTTTAGGACAGATTCGCATTATTACCAGTACCACACAAATTGTAACCTTGTTTTGTATCACTCGTCCGTTACTGCGCTGGTTAGGAGTGACACGGATGAATGTTGCGTATCCCATGGTGACCCTTGCTGCTTTATTGGGATTTGCGTTAAGAGGAGACCTGAAAAGCGCGATCGCGCTCAATATTAATGGCGATTCAATTAATAAAGGGTTAGCCACTCCCGTTCACCAACTCAACTATAACGCCATCCCCCCCGAATTTTCAGGACGAGTGCGAACCTTGACAGATGGGATTTTTTATGCTGTGGGGTTAACCCTAGCTGGGGTTTCCTTACTAATTGCTCAATCTTTTCTCAGTGCGATGCAAATTGGTGGGATTGCCATTATTCTGACAACAGTGGGGTTACTAGCGCGACTGCCCATGGGAAGACTCTATGCAGAAGGGCTAGAAAGCATGATTCGCTCCAATACCTTGGAGTTAGATGAGTTTAATTATCGCACCCAACTTCCCGCAGGATCGAGCACAGCAATCCAAGATTTGATTATTAATGGTGATCCCTACACCAAGGTCAAAGGGCTAGAATTTGCCCGTCGTCTGGGAAAACCGAGTCAGTTTTTACCCGAAGTGAAAGTGTTACTGGAAGAAAATGGCAATGACGCAGCGATTCGCTTAGCTGTTGTCGATGTCTTTGGTACAGATGCGGATACTGAGGCTTTAGACAAGTTTAAAGAATTTCTGGACAGCGATCGCGTTGCCTTGAAAACAACCGCATTAGAAATTTTAATCGCCAATCAAGACTCCCTTTCTCTCCTGAAAATACAGCAACTGTTGCAAGCAGAAAGCCAAAAAATTCGCTTATTGGCAGCCCTAGTGGTAAAAATGTCTCTGACTCCTACGAATCGGGAAATTGAGGCGATGAGTGAACAAGTGTGGGATTCTCCTTGGGAAGAACAGGCAGCGATCGCGATCGCGCGAGTGATTGGAAAAACGGAAAATCGAGATTTGATCTACCTCCTAGAACCGATTTTAAGCAACGATAACGCAACCCTAAAAAAAGCAGGCTTAGAAGCACTCGCCAAAGTTTCAGATCGCGGAGATATTGAAATTGCAGAAATGGCGAGTCGAGACTTGAAACATCCTAATTCGGAAGTACGGGCTGCTGCTTTCCACCTGTTGGGGGTTACGCGCTGTGAAGGAATGCTTCATAATGTGGGCATGGGATTAGGAGATGCCGATCCGCGAGTGCGACAAGAAGCAGCCCAAGTGTTAGCCACCTATGGTGAACAGGGATTAGCCTTAGCCAAAGACAGTCTCTCTTCTCGTAACTCAGAAGTGGTTAATGCTGCGATCACGGCGATTACACAAGTACGGACGAAAAAAGCCAATGAAATTTTATTAGACTATCTCGCCCCTGATTTTCGGGAATTGAATAAAACCCAAGCCTGGCAAAAACAGATTCCTCAGTCTGACCCGAACTGGCGACCTTTAGCGATCGCGATTTCTGATTATCATAACCGAGTAGTCCAGAAAGTGTTATACATTCTATCTTGTTTAGGACACTCGCGCACCGTTAACACAGTCAGCCGAGCGTTTAACTCCACCAATCCTCGGGAAGTTGCCAACGCGGTGGAAGTGCTTGCTACTTTACCCCAGCGACGGTTTGCCCTGCCGTTGATGCCAATTTTAGAACAGATGGGTCAACCGCAGCCGAAACCCACGGCTCGATCGCGCACCACCTCACCTGCTTGGTTACGGTCAAAAGGGTATAAATTACTGTTAGAAGCCCTAGAAGCGCGCGATCGTTGGATTCGCATTGGGGCTTTAATTGTGATGGCAACTGTGCCCTTTGCCTTGATGAAAGACCCCGATCCGTTGGTGAAAAATACCGCCCAACAACTGTTTCTCCCGATCCTTCATCGTCCCTCTTTACAAAATGTGCTTATGAATCGTTTACTCTTACTCAAAAACGTTGCTCTATTTAAAAACTTATCTTTAGAGGAATTATTATTAATTGATAAAGCCCTCGAACAGGAACAAGTTTTAGCCGATCAGACCATCTTTAGTGAAGGGAAATGGGGAACGCATCTTTATATTATTGCGGAAGGAAGCGTCCGCATTGTCAAAGATTTTGACGGTGAATCTCAAGATTTACGCCATCTCTCGGTTGGTGAGTATTTCGGGGAAGTTTCTTTATTTGATGAAGCCCCCCATTGGGAAAGCGCGATCGCGCTGCAAGATTGCACTCTCCTGAAACTGGAAAAAAGCCGTTTTATCAGCGTCATCAGTCAGCGCCCCCATATTATTCTCGAAATCTGTCGTTTTCTCAGTCAGCGTCTGCGAGAAACCGATAAGTTTCGCCCCTCTTCTAAACGGTTACTCCCGCCCTCTGAAGAAATGGAAGTTGCACAATCTCAGTAA
- the pdxA gene encoding 4-hydroxythreonine-4-phosphate dehydrogenase PdxA → MIKQKQRSRLALTLGDPAGIGPEIVLKALADPTVSEGCEVTVVGTRSLLEKTAQQLNDVSDLVSVDQIPLLEVPLSVKTLDEITVGSGNAASGEASFAYLKTAIEETLAGNFDGIVTSPIAKSCWTLAGHDYPGQTEVLAQFAQVEQFGMLFVARSPRTGWTLRTLLATTHIPLKAVPETLTPALMTQKLDLLIRTLKQDFGIEQPQIAIAGLNPHSGEAGQLGTEEQDWLFSWLEQARKSYPEVDLVGLVPPDTLWVKPGFAWFQDANATAADAYLALYHDQGLIPVKLMAFDEAINTTIGLPFIRTSPDHGTAFDIAGKGVANCQSLKAAINLASELSARHSKLSFTEDQHSNGS, encoded by the coding sequence ATGATTAAACAAAAGCAGCGATCGCGCTTAGCCCTGACATTAGGAGATCCCGCAGGAATTGGACCAGAAATTGTCTTGAAAGCCTTGGCTGATCCGACTGTGAGCGAAGGCTGTGAGGTGACAGTGGTGGGAACCCGATCGCTGCTGGAAAAAACAGCACAACAGTTAAACGATGTTTCTGATTTAGTCTCAGTTGATCAGATTCCTTTACTAGAAGTTCCCCTTTCCGTGAAAACACTCGATGAGATTACCGTGGGGTCGGGAAATGCTGCTAGTGGGGAAGCCAGTTTTGCTTATCTGAAGACAGCGATTGAAGAAACCTTGGCGGGAAACTTTGATGGGATCGTCACGTCTCCTATTGCTAAATCTTGTTGGACGTTAGCGGGACACGATTATCCTGGACAAACCGAAGTCTTAGCCCAATTTGCACAAGTCGAACAGTTTGGAATGCTATTTGTGGCGCGATCGCCGCGTACGGGTTGGACATTACGAACACTGCTGGCGACCACTCACATTCCTCTCAAAGCAGTCCCAGAAACGTTAACTCCAGCTTTGATGACGCAAAAGCTAGACTTACTGATTCGGACTTTAAAACAAGACTTTGGCATTGAACAACCGCAAATCGCGATCGCGGGTTTAAATCCTCACAGTGGAGAAGCGGGACAACTGGGGACAGAAGAACAAGATTGGTTATTCTCTTGGCTAGAACAAGCCCGTAAAAGCTATCCTGAAGTCGATTTAGTGGGATTAGTCCCCCCAGATACTTTATGGGTCAAACCTGGATTCGCTTGGTTTCAGGATGCAAATGCTACGGCTGCGGATGCGTATCTCGCGTTATATCATGACCAAGGGTTAATTCCTGTGAAGTTAATGGCGTTTGATGAAGCAATTAATACCACGATTGGTTTACCCTTTATTCGCACTTCTCCCGACCACGGAACCGCCTTTGATATTGCGGGGAAAGGAGTCGCCAATTGTCAGAGTTTAAAAGCTGCAATTAATCTGGCTTCTGAGTTATCAGCACGGCACTCCAAATTATCGTTCACTGAGGATCAACACAGCAACGGTAGTTAA